The following are from one region of the Leptolyngbya sp. CCY15150 genome:
- a CDS encoding type II toxin-antitoxin system VapC family toxin, whose product MSHLLLDTHAFIWLTENDLKLSDVLRTTIDTADLVYLSIASLWEMAIKLQLGKLSLQQDYEMIGAALEDSDILILPISFDDTVYVRNLPLHHRDPFDRILIAQSISNSLAIVSADTVFDAYPVRRVWT is encoded by the coding sequence ATGAGTCATCTTCTTCTGGATACTCATGCCTTCATCTGGCTAACTGAAAATGATTTAAAGCTTTCAGATGTTTTAAGAACAACCATTGACACTGCAGATCTTGTCTATCTCAGCATTGCCAGCCTTTGGGAAATGGCAATCAAGTTACAACTGGGTAAATTATCGCTTCAACAGGATTACGAAATGATCGGAGCTGCTCTTGAAGATTCGGATATTCTAATCCTGCCAATCTCTTTCGATGACACAGTTTACGTACGAAATCTTCCACTCCATCATCGTGATCCGTTCGATCGCATCTTAATCGCTCAGTCAATTAGTAATTCTCTAGCTATTGTCAGTGCAGATACAGTTTTTGACGCTTATCCGGTTCGGCGGGTGTGGACATGA
- a CDS encoding DUF2281 domain-containing protein, whose translation MTVDAEILQTITQMPEPLKQEVLHYAKYLIENYSKVTAEEKISQKKRRSGILKGTFVLPLPDDFDAPLEDFKEYME comes from the coding sequence ATGACTGTAGATGCAGAAATCTTACAAACGATCACCCAAATGCCAGAGCCATTGAAACAGGAGGTTTTGCATTACGCAAAATATTTAATTGAAAACTATTCAAAAGTAACTGCTGAGGAGAAGATATCCCAAAAGAAACGTCGATCCGGCATCTTAAAAGGTACGTTTGTTTTGCCCTTGCCGGATGACTTTGATGCACCTCTTGAAGATTTTAAGGAATACATGGAATGA